GTAGACATTTATTATAACATCACCCGGCTCTGGTGCGACGAAAAGATTATGCCAAAGGAATATTATCAGCATTAACCGGTATCAATAAAGGAACCATGGCAGATACACCCGTTCAGATAGAAAGAGATAAACCGGCGGCGCTTGCACTGAATTATGAAGGCTTGTTGAAAGAAGCCATTACACGGATACAGCAGCTTTGCGGCCACGTATGGACCGATTACAACCAGCATGATCCCGGTGTAACGATCCTGGAACAGCTGTGTTTTGCCATCACCGATGCCGGTTACAGAACGGCTTTCCCGATAGCAGAAATACTGGCGGATGTAAAAAGCAATATTGATCCTTTACAGCATGCTTTTTACCAGCAAGCTGCCATCCTCACTACGTCGCCCGTTACCGTAAATGATTACCGCAAGCAGGTGCTGGACGAAATAGAGGAGATAGAAAACATCTGGATAGAACCCGTGCAGACCTGGCAGCCATCCGGCTGTGCCAAAGGTGTGTACCGCGTATTTATACAGGTAGAAGATACACTTGCCGAGGATATGATCCACAACCAAACCATCATAAAAACGATTGCTGACCGGGTGGATCATTGCCTGCAATCATACCGGAACATCGGTGAAAATTTTGAAGACGCTATCGTACTACAGCCACAGGAAATATTTATCAGAACAGAAATATTTGTGGACAGCCGCCAGGACCCGATGGAAATATTAGCCAACATGTGCAACACTTTTGAGCTGGTGCTGCATCCGCCTGTCCGGTTTTTATCTGCCGCAGAAATGCAACTCAACGGCTATACGTCGGAAGAAATATATGCGGGCCCATTACTGAAAAAAGGATTTGTGATGAACAGCGACCTGCATGGAAGAAAACTTTCAGCAGATCCTGCTGATCTGCTGAAAGCCATCATGGAAGTGCCCGGCGTGATGAAAGTAAAATCGATCTACCTGGCGGGGGAAGACGGTCAATACAACAGCAAACCACTTTTCATCAAAGAAGGACATTATCCTTTCCTGCAAATGATGAATGAAAAACATGAAATAAAAATTTCCAGTGATAAACATGAATATAACCTGAAAGACGCCTCTTTCCAGAATATGTATCAGCAGGTAAAAGTAGTGGCCCGCAGAAAATTTTCTGGTCACCGTAACTCGGAAAAGGCCAAACCGATGAAGGGCAAGTACCGGCATATTGACAAATACTATTCCATGCAGCATCACTTCCCGGCTATTTACGGCATCGGGAGATACGGCCTGGAAAAAGCGGCGCATGAAAGCCGGAAGGCACAGGCAAGGCAGCTCAAAGCCTATCTTCTTTTCTTTGAACAGTTGCTGGCCAACTACCTTGCACAGCTGAACAGCATGGGCTCTTTCTTCTCTCCTTTCCTGCAGGACACGCCACCTTTCACCTATGCCACACAACCGTTGTATGCCGTTCCCCATGTGGCACAGCTGCTAAAAGCCTTTACTGATAACAGTCCGCAGCCATCATGGGAATCATTTACCGCAGATACCGGTAACGGATATATGAAAAAATTGCAGGTCATCACAGAGTCTGATAAACTATACCAGGAGCGCAAACACCGCGTACTTGACCACCTGCTGGCACGCTTCAATATCGTACTGATTAAATACCCCGTCACGTTTTATGAACATATTTACGGCGATGACGCATCACATAAAAAAAGGATCAGCACAGAGCTGGAATGGAAAGCGGACATCGTACAACACATCCCTACGCTCAGTGCCAACCGGACTCGCTCTTTTAACTACCGGGAAGATATTTTTAATGATGCTCCACTTTCCGGCTATGAACAGATCCTGAACAAGATGCTGCATATCCGGATAGAAAAGCGCAGAAGACTGACAGCCGTTTTTGATGCCGGTCACTGGAAAGTGGCGGTGGGCAAGCAGGCGTCACATCATGTGCAGGTGCACCTGGTAAAGAAATACAAAGTAAAAGATGAAGTACTCAAAGTAAATATAACAGGTGGCGAGGGCATTACTACCGATGGCAGGAAATATGACTTCGGACGGCAATCTGTATCCCTGCTGCGTTTCGGGCTGGATACCAGCAACTACCGGATTGTGCGCGATGCCGAAAGGGATCTTTATCTCGTACTCTACCGGCACACCGCCCATGAGTTGTGGCAGGTAGTGACTACCGAAAAAACATTGCGGCAGGCAGTAAGATCGCTGCGGGAACTGATCCGGCACCTGAAACAAATAAGCATTGACTCGGAAGGTTACTATTTACTGGAACACCTGTTGCTGAAGCCCGCCTACCAGGAACGCAGCTATGGTTACCGGATATATACACGGGAAGGTAAAATACTCCTGCAACATGCCCAATGGTGCCGGCTGGAAGAACGGGAAACACAGTTGCAGGAACTGCTAAAACTGGCCGCAGCTATGGATGGGCAATCACCGGCAGATAACTGGCAAATGCTGCAACCACATTACAAACTTTATTTTTACCGGGACGATACGCCCGAAGTACTGACAGCAGCGCATTTCGCACACCCTACGCATAAAGACGATGCGGCGATGGCCATGGAAAATATACGCTGGCAGATCAGCCGGCTGGCAGCAGACCAGCAGCAATATGCGCGTATAGCCCTTTACGTTAAACATGCGGATACACAGATGCTCCATGAAGATTTTTTCAAATTCGGGATGAGCATTATATTTCCTTCCTGGCCTGCCCGTTTCCAACATCCGGAGTTCAGGAGTTTTACAGAAGAATTGATCCGGGAACATACGGCGGTACAATTTCACCTGCACTTTAAATGGCTGGGGATTGCCGCCATGCATGATTTTGAAGCCCACTACTTCCGCTGGCTCAAAGCCATGCAGGAAAGGGAACATGCGCGGCCAGCAGCCCATGCACTCATCAGCTTACTGGTAAAAGATCCGCTATTTAAAGACCTCCTGATCCCTGAATAATGACCGCACATATCATTCAACGATACAGTTTTGATGTACAGTTTGATTCCAGGAAAAGGGCATTTGCACTCCAGGACCAGGTAAGTATGCTTTTTCACAACAGCATTACACCTGATACCCATCAATTGCTGCAACAACTGATCCCGGAAGATATGATGGCCGTGATGGATACGCTGGTGCTGGACATCGGCACCATTCCCCTGAAGGATATAGCAACGGAAATGCCCCCACGGATTATGGCGGCATTGGAAAAAGTACTGACAGATCTCCTCCACAATGGCTATACCAACACACAGCACAACATCGCCGGCGACGTCACCATCCGCAAGGGAGATGACCGGTTATTTGAACTGATGACCTTTTTCCTGTTCCACGGTATCATGCCCTGGTGGGCCACTACCAACGAACGCAGGCAACCGGGCGAGGTGATGCTGCACCTCGCGAAGACGTCACCGGCCCGGCTGGCGGGCTTCCTCCGCAGCATCGCCCAAAATGCGTATGTGCGTGAGCGTATGGTGTTGCAATTCAACATTTCCATACTCCATGCCATTGTACAGGTACTGGAGCCATCAGAAGCCTTGTTTATCATCGCCTACAGCCGGGAGATCCTACAAATACAACAACAGCAGCAGGTATTACATACAGAAACAAGTGAGCTGGAAAAAGCAGTGTGGTTATTTATCCTGGCTTACCTGGTAGTGGAAAGCGGTACTAACTTCAACCGGAAACAGTTTGTACGCAGTAACCTCACCCGGATGGCGCGGAACTTTAATCTCTCCTATGAAACGCTGCTGGAGCTGTTTTACGAAGCCCTCGCCTTTTATACCGCAGATCTTCCCGATGCCAGTGCAGGCGGTTTTATAAAAAATTTATATGAAGAATTGTTTGGAAAAGAACAACGGAAATCATTTCTTCACCACCAGCATGCGCATAAAAATATAATGAATGATACCGGTGAACAGATCAGCATCCTCCGCTATTACCTGCTTTACGGCTCCATTCCGTGGTGGGCGCCTTCCATTTCCGTCGCCACTTTGCAGGACATGCTCGCCTATACCGGTCATCATGCCGGCAATGCTTTAAAACAGTTATTACAAACGGTATTGCAGCAACACAACGCCGCGTCCCGGTGGACCAGCCTCGTACAGGCAGCTGATGTAATCGTAAAAAGAGATGTGCATTTACAGGAGATAAAAATTTGGGCAGATGATACCATCGCTGCCAATGCTACAACGCAACTGGTAATACCAGGGGCCCGTCACGTTCTTCTGCGGGATGTGATCCTTCATCTTCTTACATATGGGAGTATCTCCTGGTGGGGAAAAAAGTATGCGCATTATTCACTGAATAGTTTACTGGAACAACTGGCGACGCAGCATCCCGAACAAACATTGACCATACTGGAATATGCAGGCACCATTCCTGCCGCCATGCAACGATTGATAACAGGTGTAAGCGCGCCGGTTTTCTTCCGCCTCCTGCGGCACACAGGCATGGATACGGCCGCCGAAGAAGTATATGACAATCTTTATAGCCTCTTGTCTGCCATACACCTGCTGTTGCCAGCTAGCGTGTACACACCGGAGCAACTGGTATTGCAGGCGCTCTGGCAATCATTGGCAGCCACCCGTTACCGCCGGGTAAACAAACAGGCTTTGCTACAACACCTGTTGATGCCCGGCTGGCCCTTATCTGCCACCGCCGCGCCGCATGTGATGCATTTCTTGTTACAGCAATTGCTGCCAGCCGTAAGTCATCTGTCCGGCAGTACGCAGTTGGCCGACGATTTGCAGGAATGGATCAGTCATCTCCCGGAACTCCTCACCTGGCAGGAAGCCGATACTGTAACACTACAGGCATTGCTGGAAAAAATCACCGCTGCCCAACCGCAACTGGCAACAACTACCAGCAGCGGTCAGCGGCCATTAATAGCCGCCCGCTCCTTACTGCAACGCATGCAACAGTATGCCGCTATTACTACGGAAGATAAAAGGATCACGGTACAGGAAGAGGCAAGGCGGTTACTAACGGTATACCTTACACGCTATCGTTTACCGGAAGAACTGGGTAGCATGACATTATCTGCTACCCATGCACTCATTAAAGCAGCGGTTATTTTATTATTTAAAGCAGCTCCTGCTATCCTGCACCAGTTGTTTACCAACTACCGCCAACACCTGGCAGCCAGGCT
The Chitinophaga sp. MM2321 DNA segment above includes these coding regions:
- a CDS encoding contractile injection system tape measure protein; this encodes MTAHIIQRYSFDVQFDSRKRAFALQDQVSMLFHNSITPDTHQLLQQLIPEDMMAVMDTLVLDIGTIPLKDIATEMPPRIMAALEKVLTDLLHNGYTNTQHNIAGDVTIRKGDDRLFELMTFFLFHGIMPWWATTNERRQPGEVMLHLAKTSPARLAGFLRSIAQNAYVRERMVLQFNISILHAIVQVLEPSEALFIIAYSREILQIQQQQQVLHTETSELEKAVWLFILAYLVVESGTNFNRKQFVRSNLTRMARNFNLSYETLLELFYEALAFYTADLPDASAGGFIKNLYEELFGKEQRKSFLHHQHAHKNIMNDTGEQISILRYYLLYGSIPWWAPSISVATLQDMLAYTGHHAGNALKQLLQTVLQQHNAASRWTSLVQAADVIVKRDVHLQEIKIWADDTIAANATTQLVIPGARHVLLRDVILHLLTYGSISWWGKKYAHYSLNSLLEQLATQHPEQTLTILEYAGTIPAAMQRLITGVSAPVFFRLLRHTGMDTAAEEVYDNLYSLLSAIHLLLPASVYTPEQLVLQALWQSLAATRYRRVNKQALLQHLLMPGWPLSATAAPHVMHFLLQQLLPAVSHLSGSTQLADDLQEWISHLPELLTWQEADTVTLQALLEKITAAQPQLATTTSSGQRPLIAARSLLQRMQQYAAITTEDKRITVQEEARRLLTVYLTRYRLPEELGSMTLSATHALIKAAVILLFKAAPAILHQLFTNYRQHLAARLQVYSLFSFHAGIPESHIRESLDTYAIRDSLLLLQETSEHHVHGGITGLREAIRFYKQRSQQERKSFYSKILQHPALVQQMAQHLDDDTFLDLMQDAPVGWTGNTRDALRELQQLFAAQLSGSQEKAALQLAFRRFHLLLLGGHIYVYDVQHYAASFLTFIVTTAPAIADSFITRLSVTSDRVTALSYTNLWQLLPVLRQQATAHVTGNRHRVLLRESIYEKDRSLIPPATASVSADAKRLPQPVPEETAPRTEVKTVSLDTIYTGNAGLIILHPFLAYGFKRIGLLNEEGFVNREAQHRAVHVLQYMVNGKEEHPEHELALNKILCNLPLKEPVPAVMLLTAEEKQLCTELLQVVLQRWDKMNNSSIEGFQAAFLQREGALWQKDDDWWLRVEQRGYDMILQTLPWGIGMIKTPWMEKTLYTEWVHS